One window of Kosakonia cowanii JCM 10956 = DSM 18146 genomic DNA carries:
- a CDS encoding AIDA repeat-containing protein, which translates to MKKSLNCSYRLVWNDVQRAFVVVSELTRAKGKRAGGAVLISAAVGGLFASSGAMAFTPDVTDSVRDEVVQEGVQNVRSGGLTTNHTIGSRGTQIVAGGQTVDTRVQDGGSQIVRQNGQTSGTVVTNGVQIVEVDGTATGSQLNSGGTQAVSGKASGTVVGAGGVQTVLQSGLASQTVINNGGVQAVSGKSVEGVVNAGGTQLINNGGFSQDATVNSGGIQHVNVGGSAADTAIFGGGNQIVAGTVSGAHLNDGGAQLVQQTGKAIGTIVNNRGTQTVDGTAISAVVNGGGTQLVHSGGLAAGTTVNSGGIQHIKQGGAASDGVVFGGGTQVLSGTASGTSVSDGGAQLVQATGKSTGTIINNRGTQTVDGQAIDSVVNAGGTQLVNRGGLATGGVVNTGGLQHVSVGGAASDATLLGGTQLVEGMTSGTVINNRGLQQIHASGMSKDAVVNAGGEQDVDGVSLSAEVNDGGLQKVRSGGNATSAVINAGGIQSVLTGGSTTATTLLGGIQQLAGVAADTIIGAGGVQHVQVGGSATGSLINEDGLQRVDGTATSSVIYDGGTQLVNNGGLAKSATVNSGGLQHINEGGAASDTTVFGGGKQVVAGTASGTSINNGGHQLVQATGKATDTIINSGGTQAVDGAAIAAVVNDGGVQLIHSGALASGSQVNAGGLQHINEGGAASDALLFGGTQVVEGTASNTRVDAGGVQQVHATGKTTDSKIYDGGFQDVDGTANGTTVYSGGKQLIRSGGHANDTRVDKDGVQIVRANGAASKTTLLGGTQQVAGLAGDTVIGDGGIQHVQVGGIATGSLINSGGLQRVDGSATSAVVNNGGVQLVNSGGLAAGSIVNSGGLQHINVGGAASDGTVFGGGKQLVAGTASGTSVSDGGQQIVQASGKTTNTQINTGGVQSVDGNATSSVVRNGGTQLVNRGGLAAGTTVHSGGLQHINVGGAASDGTVFGGGKQVVAGTASGTSLSDGGQQIVQASGKTTDTHINSGGVQSVDGTAISSVVNDGGQQLVNNGGLAAGSIVKNGGVQHVSAGGAASDGTVFGGGTQLVQGTASGTSISDGGVQLITKGGQARGTLVNSGGVQRVDGQSFEAVINNGGQQIVDPYGWSRQSVINAGGKQILSNAAVAISTVLNGGEQHVNNGAKSFAARVLGGTQNIGSGGQAFEARIEKGGVQNVNDGGYTYGGTISEGGRQNVAAGGVTDFTFVDGGLQVVDGTSIVSIVKNGGRQVVNKNANAEVSIVTDGGIQEVFGTTTGSEITRAEQRIYSGGSAISTVLNDNAVQGIYDGAVVTDTRNRHGIQNIYNGGRAENNLMDNFAVQNIAAGGTAVNTSLGNDSQQNVRGSAVDTDLSANSVQNVYRGGTATRTTLYERGTQNIYSGGSSDFAVINVGGIQNVLTGGTASNTTINGGGTQNVNSGGTVISTIIREGGIQNVNDGAIVIDNKVVGDQVVNQGGTVASSTVSENGAQSVTFGGKAIATTVSKGGAQFVRAGGVADLTAIERGGMLALEDGATVTNINLNSGAALMAGTDTTLNGTNANGSFSIANKIADSLLLESGGLLAVAADGSANNTVVGENGTLNVAEGGMLTGVTKINDGGTLAGNVNNDGELRITTEDSASTVNAAINGNGTLYKEGNNTLTLSGALNQAGGTYLQSGTLVFSGLDAVTDIIAQAGTSLQLSNGSTLTGMIDPTDLTVDAGSNWLMTDSSLLDNLTLGGTIDYQAPTGAFVPKTLTVTNLAGNGGTITLNTLFDGNTAVSDSLVLDGGTATGNTNIAIRSQGGLGARTSGNGIQVVNAINGATTTDDAFRLDGSLQAGAYNYTLQQGSADESWYLTTAEAGGNADGPQNYRSAMYLYSSVYAQAMDYDSALLGSLDARRYAARTPTEGGSNMWARFQAGQLSHDHGGSDLSNGNTPESKGGYTFLQIGSDLWQGSGSGMEWTAGIYGAAGLSAIDVQRNNKSKAGTVRDDAYSGGLYLNGVHESGWWMDVVAQGTRHNFDTNPRDGDGLKTHGWGYVGSFETGLPFEIGSGLVLEPQVQYQYRGVNLKDGSDDVADVQFGDGHSQQVRAGLRLGNNATLKESGKPVPVSWFIRPSFIQTFDSKGTLNVSAPGVAGSETSFNPDQDGTAAALDVGIDGQIRDNVTLGVRAGYTRSIDDAGTGGYGGQITLKVGF; encoded by the coding sequence ATGAAGAAAAGTCTTAACTGCAGTTACCGGCTGGTGTGGAATGACGTTCAGCGGGCGTTCGTGGTGGTTTCCGAACTGACACGGGCAAAAGGCAAGCGCGCAGGCGGCGCGGTATTAATCTCAGCGGCGGTGGGCGGTCTGTTCGCCAGCAGCGGGGCAATGGCATTCACCCCGGATGTCACCGATTCGGTGCGGGATGAGGTGGTGCAGGAGGGCGTGCAGAATGTGCGCTCCGGTGGGTTAACCACTAACCATACTATCGGCAGTCGCGGTACCCAGATCGTGGCGGGCGGTCAGACCGTTGATACCCGCGTTCAGGATGGCGGCTCGCAGATTGTGCGCCAGAATGGCCAGACCAGCGGTACCGTGGTCACTAATGGCGTACAGATTGTTGAAGTGGACGGCACTGCAACCGGCTCGCAGCTTAACAGCGGCGGCACGCAGGCGGTCTCCGGTAAGGCGAGCGGTACCGTGGTCGGTGCAGGCGGCGTGCAAACCGTGCTGCAAAGCGGTCTGGCAAGCCAGACGGTAATTAACAACGGCGGCGTACAGGCCGTCAGCGGCAAATCAGTCGAAGGTGTGGTTAACGCGGGCGGCACGCAGCTTATCAACAACGGCGGTTTCTCCCAGGATGCGACGGTCAACAGCGGCGGTATCCAGCATGTTAACGTCGGGGGTTCCGCCGCCGATACCGCTATCTTTGGCGGCGGCAATCAAATTGTTGCCGGTACGGTATCCGGCGCCCACCTCAACGACGGCGGCGCGCAGCTGGTTCAGCAAACGGGTAAAGCCATCGGCACCATCGTCAATAATCGTGGTACTCAGACCGTCGACGGCACCGCGATCTCTGCGGTGGTTAACGGCGGCGGTACCCAACTTGTGCATAGCGGCGGGCTGGCGGCGGGCACCACCGTCAACAGCGGCGGCATCCAGCATATCAAACAGGGTGGCGCAGCCTCCGACGGCGTCGTGTTTGGCGGCGGCACCCAGGTTCTCTCGGGAACCGCATCCGGCACCAGCGTCAGCGACGGCGGTGCGCAGTTAGTCCAGGCAACCGGTAAATCTACCGGGACCATCATCAACAATCGCGGCACGCAGACCGTTGACGGCCAGGCGATCGACTCGGTGGTCAATGCGGGCGGTACGCAGCTGGTTAACCGCGGCGGTCTGGCGACCGGCGGCGTAGTAAACACCGGCGGTCTGCAGCATGTCAGCGTAGGCGGTGCGGCATCCGACGCCACGCTGCTCGGCGGTACCCAGCTGGTGGAAGGTATGACCTCCGGCACCGTCATCAATAACCGCGGTTTGCAGCAGATCCACGCCAGCGGCATGAGCAAAGACGCAGTGGTTAACGCGGGCGGTGAACAGGATGTCGACGGCGTTTCGCTCTCTGCAGAGGTGAACGACGGCGGTCTGCAGAAAGTGCGCAGCGGCGGTAACGCGACCAGCGCGGTGATCAACGCCGGTGGGATCCAGAGCGTGCTCACGGGCGGTTCAACCACCGCTACCACGCTGCTGGGCGGTATTCAGCAGTTAGCAGGCGTAGCGGCAGACACCATTATCGGTGCGGGCGGCGTACAACACGTGCAGGTGGGCGGCAGCGCGACGGGATCGCTTATCAATGAAGACGGCCTGCAACGCGTGGACGGCACTGCCACCTCATCGGTGATCTATGACGGCGGCACCCAGCTGGTCAATAACGGTGGTCTGGCGAAGAGCGCAACCGTTAACAGCGGCGGTCTGCAGCATATTAATGAAGGCGGAGCGGCGTCCGACACCACGGTGTTTGGCGGCGGTAAGCAGGTTGTTGCCGGCACGGCGTCCGGTACCAGCATCAACAACGGCGGTCATCAGCTGGTGCAGGCCACCGGTAAAGCTACCGATACCATTATCAACAGCGGCGGCACCCAGGCGGTAGACGGTGCGGCCATTGCTGCTGTGGTCAACGACGGCGGGGTACAGCTGATCCACTCCGGTGCGCTGGCCAGCGGATCGCAGGTGAATGCCGGCGGTCTGCAGCATATCAATGAAGGCGGTGCCGCGTCGGATGCGCTGCTGTTTGGCGGTACCCAGGTTGTTGAAGGTACGGCATCCAATACCCGCGTGGACGCAGGCGGTGTGCAGCAGGTTCACGCTACCGGCAAAACCACCGACAGCAAAATCTATGACGGCGGTTTCCAGGATGTTGACGGCACGGCAAACGGCACCACCGTCTACAGCGGCGGTAAACAGCTGATCCGCAGCGGCGGTCACGCGAACGATACCCGCGTTGATAAAGATGGCGTGCAGATTGTGCGGGCCAACGGTGCGGCTTCAAAAACCACCCTGCTGGGCGGAACGCAGCAAGTTGCCGGGTTGGCAGGCGATACGGTCATCGGCGACGGCGGCATTCAGCACGTGCAGGTGGGCGGCATCGCAACGGGATCGCTTATCAACAGTGGCGGTTTGCAGCGCGTTGACGGTTCGGCGACCTCAGCCGTGGTCAACAACGGCGGCGTGCAGCTGGTTAACAGCGGCGGGCTTGCCGCGGGCTCCATCGTTAACAGCGGTGGCCTGCAGCACATCAACGTCGGCGGCGCGGCCTCTGACGGCACGGTATTCGGCGGCGGCAAACAGCTGGTGGCGGGTACGGCTTCCGGCACCAGCGTCAGCGATGGCGGCCAGCAGATCGTGCAGGCGAGCGGTAAAACCACCAATACCCAAATCAACACCGGCGGCGTGCAGAGCGTCGACGGCAATGCCACCTCATCAGTCGTGCGCAACGGCGGTACGCAGCTGGTGAACCGGGGCGGCCTGGCGGCAGGCACTACGGTGCACAGCGGCGGCCTGCAGCACATCAATGTTGGTGGCGCGGCCTCCGACGGCACGGTATTTGGCGGCGGCAAGCAGGTAGTTGCGGGCACGGCGTCCGGCACCAGCCTGAGTGATGGCGGTCAGCAGATCGTGCAGGCGAGCGGTAAAACCACCGATACTCATATCAACAGCGGCGGCGTGCAGAGCGTAGATGGCACCGCTATCTCCTCGGTCGTTAACGACGGCGGTCAGCAGCTTGTCAACAACGGCGGCCTTGCTGCCGGTTCAATCGTCAAAAATGGCGGGGTCCAGCATGTCTCAGCCGGTGGCGCAGCCTCCGATGGCACAGTGTTTGGCGGCGGTACGCAGCTGGTTCAGGGTACGGCTTCCGGCACCAGCATCAGCGACGGCGGCGTACAGCTGATTACGAAAGGCGGCCAGGCACGCGGCACGCTGGTGAACAGCGGTGGCGTCCAGCGCGTAGACGGTCAGTCGTTCGAGGCGGTGATCAATAACGGCGGCCAGCAGATCGTTGACCCCTACGGCTGGTCGCGCCAGAGCGTGATTAACGCGGGCGGCAAGCAGATCCTCAGCAACGCGGCGGTGGCGATCTCCACCGTACTTAACGGCGGTGAGCAGCACGTTAATAACGGCGCGAAATCCTTCGCTGCGCGCGTGCTGGGTGGAACGCAGAATATCGGTAGCGGCGGCCAAGCCTTCGAAGCGCGTATCGAGAAGGGCGGCGTGCAGAACGTTAACGATGGCGGTTATACCTACGGCGGTACTATCTCTGAGGGTGGCAGACAAAACGTTGCCGCTGGCGGCGTTACCGACTTCACCTTTGTTGATGGCGGCCTGCAGGTCGTTGACGGCACGTCGATTGTCAGCATTGTGAAAAACGGCGGGCGTCAGGTGGTCAACAAAAATGCCAACGCCGAAGTCTCTATCGTCACTGATGGCGGTATCCAGGAGGTGTTCGGCACTACCACCGGTTCGGAAATCACCCGTGCAGAACAGCGTATCTACAGCGGCGGCTCAGCTATCTCTACCGTGCTGAACGACAATGCAGTACAGGGGATTTACGACGGCGCCGTGGTCACCGATACCCGCAACCGTCACGGCATCCAGAATATTTACAACGGTGGCCGTGCGGAAAATAACCTGATGGATAACTTTGCGGTGCAGAATATCGCCGCCGGGGGCACGGCAGTCAACACCTCGTTGGGCAACGACAGCCAGCAGAATGTGCGCGGGAGCGCGGTGGATACCGATCTCTCCGCAAACAGCGTGCAGAACGTCTATCGCGGCGGTACGGCAACACGCACCACGCTCTACGAGCGCGGCACGCAGAATATCTACAGCGGTGGTTCATCAGATTTTGCTGTTATCAACGTCGGCGGGATCCAGAACGTGCTGACCGGCGGCACCGCCAGCAACACCACCATTAACGGTGGCGGTACGCAGAACGTCAACAGCGGCGGGACGGTGATCTCCACCATCATCCGCGAGGGCGGGATCCAGAACGTTAATGACGGCGCAATCGTCATCGACAACAAGGTAGTTGGCGATCAGGTGGTTAACCAGGGCGGCACCGTTGCCTCCTCTACCGTCAGCGAAAACGGCGCCCAGAGCGTCACCTTTGGCGGCAAGGCTATCGCCACCACCGTCAGCAAAGGCGGTGCCCAGTTCGTTCGTGCCGGGGGCGTGGCGGATCTGACAGCGATTGAGCGTGGCGGCATGCTGGCGCTGGAAGATGGTGCAACGGTCACCAATATCAATCTCAACAGCGGCGCAGCGCTGATGGCTGGCACCGACACCACGCTTAACGGCACTAATGCCAACGGCAGCTTCTCCATTGCCAATAAGATCGCCGATAGCCTGCTGCTGGAAAGCGGCGGTCTGCTGGCGGTTGCCGCAGACGGCAGCGCCAACAACACCGTTGTTGGCGAGAACGGTACGCTGAACGTTGCCGAGGGTGGCATGCTGACCGGAGTCACCAAAATCAATGATGGTGGTACGCTGGCCGGTAATGTGAACAACGACGGCGAACTGCGCATCACCACTGAGGACAGCGCCAGCACCGTTAACGCGGCGATCAACGGCAACGGTACGCTCTATAAAGAGGGTAACAACACGCTGACCCTGAGCGGGGCGCTTAACCAGGCGGGCGGCACCTACCTGCAGAGCGGTACCCTCGTGTTCAGCGGGCTGGATGCGGTGACCGACATCATCGCCCAGGCCGGGACCTCTTTGCAGTTGAGCAACGGCTCCACGCTGACCGGGATGATTGACCCGACCGACCTGACCGTCGATGCGGGTTCAAACTGGCTGATGACCGACAGCTCCCTGCTCGACAACCTGACGCTGGGCGGCACCATTGATTACCAGGCACCGACCGGGGCGTTTGTACCGAAAACCCTGACCGTCACTAACCTGGCGGGCAATGGCGGCACCATCACCCTTAACACCCTGTTTGATGGTAATACCGCAGTGAGTGACAGCCTGGTACTGGATGGCGGTACTGCCACCGGTAACACCAATATCGCCATTCGCAGCCAGGGCGGCCTCGGGGCACGTACCAGCGGTAACGGCATTCAGGTGGTGAACGCCATTAACGGCGCGACCACCACCGATGATGCTTTCCGTCTTGACGGCAGCCTGCAGGCGGGTGCGTATAACTACACCCTGCAACAGGGCAGCGCCGACGAGAGCTGGTATCTGACCACCGCTGAGGCAGGCGGTAACGCAGACGGCCCGCAGAACTACCGTTCAGCGATGTACCTCTACAGCTCCGTCTACGCTCAGGCAATGGATTATGACAGTGCGCTGCTCGGCTCGCTGGATGCCCGTCGCTATGCGGCGCGTACCCCGACCGAAGGCGGCAGCAATATGTGGGCCCGTTTCCAGGCCGGTCAGCTGAGCCACGATCACGGCGGCAGTGACCTGAGCAATGGCAACACGCCGGAAAGCAAAGGCGGCTACACCTTCCTGCAGATCGGTAGTGATTTGTGGCAGGGTTCCGGCTCTGGCATGGAGTGGACTGCGGGGATCTACGGTGCGGCAGGTCTCTCCGCTATCGACGTGCAGCGTAACAACAAGTCGAAAGCCGGTACGGTTCGCGATGACGCTTACAGCGGCGGTCTCTACCTCAATGGCGTGCATGAGAGCGGCTGGTGGATGGACGTAGTGGCACAGGGTACTCGCCACAACTTCGACACTAATCCGCGCGACGGCGACGGCCTGAAAACCCACGGCTGGGGCTACGTTGGCTCCTTCGAAACCGGTCTGCCGTTTGAGATTGGCAGCGGCCTGGTGCTGGAACCGCAGGTGCAGTACCAGTATCGCGGCGTGAACCTGAAAGATGGCAGTGATGATGTGGCTGACGTCCAGTTCGGTGATGGTCACAGCCAGCAGGTGCGTGCCGGTCTGCGTCTGGGCAACAACGCGACGCTGAAAGAGAGCGGTAAACCTGTACCGGTAAGCTGGTTTATCCGTCCGTCCTTTATCCAGACCTTCGACTCGAAGGGCACGCTGAATGTCAGCGCGCCGGGTGTGGCAGGCAGCGAAACGTCGTTCAATCCGGATCAGGATGGCACCGCAGCAGCGCTGGATGTCGGCATTGACGGCCAGATCCGCGACAACGTGACCCTCGGGGTGCGCGCGGGCTACACCCGCAGCATTGATGACGCGGGTACCGGCGGCTACGGTGGTCAAATCACGCTGAAAGTCGGCTTCTGA
- the mdtK gene encoding MdtK family multidrug efflux MATE transporter has product MQKYVTEARQLLALALPVIFAQVAQTAMGFVDTVMAGGYSATDMAAVAIGTSIWFPAILFGHGLLLAMTPVIAQLNGSGRRDRIAHQVSQGFWLAGAVSVLIMIVLWNAGHIIRAMHNIDPLMADKAVHFLRALMWGAPGYLFFQVLRNQCEGLARTKPGMVMGFIGLLVNIPVNYAFIYGRFGMPELGGVGCGVATASVYWVMFIFMRLYVKHAGAMRDIKHEARFARPDMAVLKRLTQLGLPIALALFFEVTLFAVVALLVSPLGIVDVAGHQIALNFSSLMFVLPMSLAAAVTIRVGFRLGQGSTIDAKTSARTGLMVGVCMAAITAVFTVLMREQIALLYNDNPEVVALASHLMMLAAIYQISDSIQVIGSGILRGYKDTRSIFFITFIAYWVLGLPTGYILALTDLVVAPMGPAGFWMGFIIGLTSAAVMMMLRMRHLQRQPSSRILQRAAR; this is encoded by the coding sequence GTGCAGAAGTATGTAACAGAGGCGCGTCAATTACTGGCACTTGCCCTGCCGGTGATTTTTGCGCAGGTTGCCCAGACGGCGATGGGCTTCGTCGATACCGTGATGGCCGGGGGCTATAGCGCCACGGATATGGCTGCGGTCGCTATCGGTACCTCTATCTGGTTTCCCGCTATTCTATTTGGTCACGGCCTGCTGCTGGCAATGACGCCGGTGATTGCGCAACTGAATGGTTCCGGGCGTCGCGATCGCATCGCGCATCAGGTGAGCCAGGGGTTCTGGCTGGCGGGTGCCGTATCGGTGCTGATTATGATTGTGCTGTGGAACGCCGGTCATATTATTCGCGCCATGCATAACATCGACCCGCTGATGGCCGATAAAGCGGTCCACTTTTTACGCGCGCTGATGTGGGGCGCACCGGGTTACCTCTTCTTCCAGGTGTTGCGCAACCAGTGCGAAGGGCTGGCGCGAACCAAACCCGGCATGGTGATGGGCTTTATCGGCCTGCTGGTCAATATTCCGGTTAACTACGCCTTTATCTATGGCCGTTTCGGTATGCCGGAGCTGGGCGGCGTCGGCTGCGGCGTGGCGACCGCGTCGGTCTACTGGGTGATGTTTATCTTTATGCGCCTCTACGTGAAACACGCCGGTGCGATGCGCGACATCAAACACGAGGCCCGCTTCGCACGTCCCGATATGGCAGTGCTGAAACGGCTGACCCAGCTCGGCTTACCGATTGCGCTGGCACTCTTTTTCGAAGTGACCCTGTTTGCCGTCGTCGCGCTGCTGGTCTCACCTCTTGGCATTGTCGATGTTGCCGGGCACCAGATTGCGCTTAACTTCAGCTCGCTGATGTTCGTATTGCCGATGTCGCTGGCAGCGGCGGTCACCATTCGCGTCGGCTTCCGCCTCGGTCAGGGCTCGACGATTGATGCCAAAACCTCGGCGCGCACCGGGTTGATGGTCGGCGTCTGTATGGCGGCCATTACCGCGGTGTTTACGGTGCTGATGCGCGAGCAGATCGCCCTGCTCTATAACGACAACCCGGAAGTGGTGGCGCTGGCGTCGCATCTGATGATGCTGGCGGCTATTTATCAGATCTCTGATTCGATTCAGGTAATCGGTAGCGGCATCTTGCGTGGGTATAAAGATACGCGTTCGATCTTCTTTATTACCTTTATCGCCTACTGGGTGCTGGGGCTGCCGACCGGCTACATTCTGGCGCTGACGGATCTGGTGGTTGCCCCAATGGGGCCGGCAGGCTTCTGGATGGGCTTTATTATTGGGCTGACCTCGGCGGCGGTGATGATGATGCTGCGCATGCGCCATTTGCAGCGTCAGCCTTCGAGCCGTATTTTGCAGCGCGCGGCACGCTAA